The following proteins come from a genomic window of Candidatus Poribacteria bacterium:
- the uppS gene encoding di-trans,poly-cis-decaprenylcistransferase — translation MKPFHSLKNRVERFFYNAYQRRLESEATAWNIPRHIGVILDGNRRYAKASGFGDVIEGHHEGANKLEEVLHWCDELGVEIFSIWIFSLDNFKRAAHEVEGILGLIERKMRELVTIEGLHANQIKVRAMGQIELLPTSLQEAIREAEEATQHYDKFILNVAVAYGGREEIIEAFRGHLKAEGESGKPIHQIADELTVDKIAPYLYTSNLPDPELIIRTSGEVRLSGFLLWQSVYSEFYFCDTYWPSFRKIDFLRALRAYSQRKRRFGK, via the coding sequence ATGAAGCCATTCCACTCTCTGAAAAATCGAGTTGAAAGATTTTTTTATAATGCCTATCAGCGGCGTTTGGAATCCGAAGCCACTGCGTGGAACATCCCACGCCATATCGGTGTAATTTTAGACGGGAATCGTCGCTATGCGAAAGCCAGTGGATTTGGCGACGTCATTGAAGGGCACCATGAGGGTGCGAACAAACTTGAAGAGGTACTCCATTGGTGCGACGAGCTTGGCGTTGAAATTTTCTCAATTTGGATTTTTTCACTGGATAATTTCAAGCGCGCAGCGCATGAAGTTGAGGGAATCCTCGGGCTTATTGAAAGGAAAATGCGGGAGCTCGTCACAATCGAAGGGCTCCATGCGAACCAGATCAAAGTACGTGCGATGGGGCAGATAGAACTGTTACCAACCAGTCTGCAAGAAGCAATTCGGGAGGCGGAAGAAGCTACACAACATTACGATAAGTTTATCTTAAATGTCGCTGTTGCTTATGGGGGACGAGAGGAAATTATTGAAGCATTTCGAGGACATCTAAAAGCCGAGGGGGAGAGTGGTAAACCTATCCACCAGATTGCAGACGAACTCACGGTGGATAAAATTGCACCCTATCTTTACACCTCAAACCTTCCTGATCCTGAGCTAATCATTCGCACCAGTGGGGAAGTGCGGTTATCAGGATTTTTGCTTTGGCAGAGTGTTTACTCCGAATTTTATTTCTGCGATACGTACTGGCCCTCGTTTCGGAAGATTGATTTTCTCCGTGCTTTACGTGCTTATAGCCAACGAAAACGACGTTTTGGAAAATGA
- a CDS encoding sugar phosphate isomerase/epimerase, whose amino-acid sequence MRFGVCTGLENVDRLAEIGYDYIELGVRPGLMPEADETEFQKIREQVAKAPLKPESYSGFIPGDLRVVGDVVDLPRLSRYVETACRRGNEIGGEVIVYGSSGSRSIEEGYSRERALAQIAEFLDMAADHAEAYNMTIVIEPICWREGNILRTVADGLAMAKRVNRPGIKALADLYHIHQEEEPMQNTIDAAEWLAHVHIAEPVKRSYPGNDDFDFTDFFAALQKAGYDGRVSCECKFDNFDEDVEVALETMKTYI is encoded by the coding sequence ATGAGATTTGGGGTTTGTACGGGTTTAGAGAATGTTGATCGGCTCGCGGAAATTGGATATGATTACATTGAATTAGGGGTGCGTCCGGGATTAATGCCCGAGGCGGATGAAACAGAATTCCAGAAAATCCGTGAACAGGTCGCGAAAGCACCGTTAAAGCCGGAGTCGTACTCGGGGTTTATTCCGGGGGACTTACGTGTTGTGGGTGATGTTGTCGATTTGCCACGTTTATCTCGGTATGTAGAGACTGCATGTCGGAGAGGCAATGAAATTGGCGGTGAGGTTATCGTCTATGGCAGCAGCGGTTCCCGTAGTATAGAGGAAGGCTATTCGCGCGAACGGGCATTGGCGCAAATCGCTGAATTCCTCGATATGGCGGCGGATCATGCCGAAGCGTACAACATGACAATTGTCATCGAACCCATTTGTTGGCGAGAGGGAAACATCCTGCGGACTGTCGCAGATGGACTCGCTATGGCAAAACGCGTGAATCGTCCGGGAATTAAGGCGTTGGCGGATCTCTATCATATCCATCAAGAAGAAGAGCCGATGCAAAACACCATCGACGCTGCTGAGTGGCTCGCGCATGTGCACATCGCTGAACCTGTCAAACGTTCCTATCCGGGGAACGATGATTTCGATTTCACAGATTTCTTCGCGGCACTACAAAAAGCGGGCTATGACGGACGGGTCTCGTGTGAGTGCAAATTTGATAATTTTGACGAGGATGTTGAGGTCGCTTTGGAAACCATGAAAACTTATATCTAA